TTCAGTTTGAATCACCTTTTTAATCCGCTCAAGACGTTTTTCAATAGGCATATAGCTAAACTCAAATAAAAAGAGTTTTTTTAAGTGACTACCACGCATAATTTTATATTTTTCAATGTATACATCTTCATCAAACAATGCAGCAAGCTTCATCTCATGCATTTTGATTAATCGATCTAAAAGCTCTTTGTATTGCAAGGAACCTTTTATTTTTGGAATGTTAAAGGAGGGGAGTGTATGATCATTTCCTTCAATCAGCTGTTCTAGCTGTTCATTAGGGTCTTGTAATTTTAATTTGATACCCGTTGCATTTTGAACATATTCTGCAAAAGTTGTTTGGCAAATTCGCTCTACCCCAAGTTCAGGAAGAACCTCGCCAATGTAATCTATAAAAAGCTTATTTGGCGCTAAAATCATAAGCTGTTCAGGATTAAAATGCTCCCCCATTGTATATAAAAAATAGGATATTCGGTGCAAGGCAATCGTTGTTTTACCACTACCAGCAGCTCCTTGAACTAGAATAGGCTGGCGTAAGTGGGCTCTAATGATTTCATTTTGTTCTTGTTGAATTGTTGCAACGATTTCGGTAAGCCTTACATCTGCTTTTCCAGAAAGAGCTTCTTGCAGCAAGTCATCGTTTGTTGTTAAATCAACATCCTGAAAGCTTACTAAATTACCGTCTTCAATTTTGTATTGCCGTTTAGCAAATAAATGACCTGAATATTCTTCTTCACGAACACGATAAGTAACGTCACCAAGACGCCCATCATAATAGACATTTGCCACAGGTGAACGCCAATCAACAATAATCGGTTCAAAGGTTTCATTATGAATAAGTGAAGTTTTTCCAATATATAAAAACTCCTCTGCCTCATTAGGACGTTGAAAGTGAATGCGGGCAAAATAAGGCTTTTGCTTAACAGCTTCTAAACTTTCCTTTTGAGTGCGTGCCAGTTCGAAAAAACGGGAATTCGTCAAAATGTTGATAAAGCTATCACTTGAATCTAAATATTCAACATTTGCCATGGATTCTTGGATTTTAGTATTAGCAGATTGTAAATCTTCCTGTGATTTTCTAAGGATATCTTCCATATATCTTATTGTGTAGGCTAATCGTTCCACTTCCTTCGGGTATTCTGGATGTGAAGTGATTAATTCTTGTTTATTTCCTTTTGCTTCTGTCATCTTAAAATCCCTCCACTCTAGACAATAAAAATCACAAATTGCA
Above is a genomic segment from Lysinibacillus sp. PLM2 containing:
- a CDS encoding DNA helicase, translated to MTEAKGNKQELITSHPEYPKEVERLAYTIRYMEDILRKSQEDLQSANTKIQESMANVEYLDSSDSFINILTNSRFFELARTQKESLEAVKQKPYFARIHFQRPNEAEEFLYIGKTSLIHNETFEPIIVDWRSPVANVYYDGRLGDVTYRVREEEYSGHLFAKRQYKIEDGNLVSFQDVDLTTNDDLLQEALSGKADVRLTEIVATIQQEQNEIIRAHLRQPILVQGAAGSGKTTIALHRISYFLYTMGEHFNPEQLMILAPNKLFIDYIGEVLPELGVERICQTTFAEYVQNATGIKLKLQDPNEQLEQLIEGNDHTLPSFNIPKIKGSLQYKELLDRLIKMHEMKLAALFDEDVYIEKYKIMRGSHLKKLFLFEFSYMPIEKRLERIKKVIQTEVKRKAKSVLSSLNARYEEMIGKALNGFRDPDKRREYVTKFIDERDARIPQIKTEIKSTVSTYMRRFEKVKIKTMYRTFLTDRLVLRELAPEWSFEEQERFIQAHAKEKWALEDLAALFYLHAQIKGIKEEWKMRVVFIDEVQDYSLFQLAALKSGLETDMFTLVGDLAQGIHSYRSLTEWDSVLKLFPRANFFTLQKSYRTTIEIMEVANQILAKMNENLPLVEPVVRHGKSPSFVQSETFNPKQIKEIYESLKQNGHHSVALICKTSNEAAFFTEMLLNHDIEAEVLTETSELGTSKLLVLPSHLAKGLEFDAVIVAAFSVPYTDTVIDRKLLYVALTRAMHELYIVGPTKKAFLL